A genome region from Hippopotamus amphibius kiboko isolate mHipAmp2 chromosome 1, mHipAmp2.hap2, whole genome shotgun sequence includes the following:
- the LOC130841513 gene encoding N-chimaerin yields the protein MAKKKPWEGLAALQHQQLTSLVRRATLKENEQIPKYEKVHNFKVHTFRGPHWCEYCANFMWGLIAQGVKCADCGLNVHKQCSKTVPNDCKPDLKHVKKVYSCDLTTLVKAHITKRPMVVDMCIREIESRGLNSEGLYRVSGFSDLIEDVKMAFDRDGEKADISVNMYEDINIITGALKLYFRDLPIPLITYDAYPKFIESAKIMDPDEQLETLHEALKLLPPAHCETLRYLMAHLKRVTLHEKENLMNAENLGIVFGPTLMRSPELDAMAALNDIRYQRLVVELLIKNEDILF from the exons ATGGCCAAGAAGAAGCCTTGGGAAGGTCTG gcagccctccaacaccagcagttgACATCACTTGTTAGAAGAGCAACTCTGAAAGAAAACGAGCAAATTCCAAAATATGAAAAGGTTCACAATTTCAAGGTCCATACCTTCAGAGGGCCGCACTGGTGTGAATACTGTGCCAACTTCATGTGGGGGCTCATTGCTCAGGGAGTGAAATGTGCAGATTGTGGTTTGAATGTTCATAAGCAGTGTTCCAAGACGGTCCCAAACGACTGTAAGCCGGACTTGAAACATGTCAAGAAGGTGTACAGCTGTGACCTGACAACACTCGTGAAAGCCCACATCACTAAGCGGCCCATGGTGGTGGACATGTGCATCAGGGAGATTGAATCCCGAGGTCTTAATTCTGAAGGACTGTACCGAGTCTCAGGATTTAGTGACCTCATTGAAGATGTCAAGATGGCTTTTGACAGAGATGGTGAGAAAGCAGATATTTCTGTGAACATGTATGAAGATATCAACATTATCACTGGTGCGCTGAAGCTGTACTTCAGGGATTTACCAATTCCACTCATCACATATGACGCCTACCCTAAGTTTATAGAGTCCGCCAAAATTATGGATCCTGATGAGCAATTAGAAACCCTTCACGAAGCACTGAAGCTGCTGCCACCCGCTCACTGCGAAACCCTCCGGTACCTCATGGCGCATCTTAAGAGAGTGACCCTCCACGAAAAGGAGAATCTGATGAATGCAGAGAACCTTGGGATTGTTTTCGGCCCAACCCTCATGAGATCCCCGGAACTAGACGCCATGGCTGCCCTGAACGATATACGGTATCAGAGACTGGTGGTGGAGCTTCTTATCAAAAACgaagacattttattttga